A single window of Actinoallomurus bryophytorum DNA harbors:
- a CDS encoding carbohydrate ABC transporter permease yields the protein MPSGYRSPTAKPMSFIWTRRIVLTLIAIFAALPVYVMISTSLKPLQDVTGKFQWIPGHLTLRPYVDIWHTVPLARYFVNSTIVSAAATGLSVLIAVFAAYAVSRYKFKGKRIFTITVLSTQMFPGILFLLPLFLIFVNIGNATGIALYGSRAGLIITYLTFSLPFSIWMLAGYMESIPKGLDEAAMVDGCGPLGALFRVVIPAAVPGIVAVAVYAFMTAWSEVLFASVMTNETTRTLAVGLRGYSTQYDVYWNQVMAASLVVSVPVVAGFLLLQRYLVTGLTAGAVK from the coding sequence ATGCCTAGCGGATACCGGTCGCCGACCGCCAAGCCGATGTCGTTCATCTGGACCCGGCGGATCGTGCTCACCCTGATCGCGATCTTCGCGGCCCTGCCGGTGTACGTGATGATCAGTACGTCGCTGAAGCCGCTCCAGGACGTCACCGGGAAGTTCCAGTGGATCCCGGGCCACCTGACGCTGCGCCCGTACGTGGACATCTGGCACACCGTGCCACTGGCCCGCTACTTCGTGAACTCCACGATCGTCTCGGCCGCGGCGACGGGCCTGTCGGTGCTCATCGCGGTCTTCGCCGCGTACGCCGTGAGCCGCTACAAGTTCAAGGGCAAGCGGATCTTCACGATCACCGTCCTGTCCACCCAGATGTTCCCCGGCATCCTGTTCCTGCTGCCGCTGTTCCTGATCTTCGTCAACATCGGCAACGCCACCGGGATCGCCCTGTACGGCTCGCGTGCCGGGCTCATCATCACCTACCTCACCTTCTCCCTGCCGTTCTCCATCTGGATGCTGGCCGGCTACATGGAGTCGATCCCCAAGGGCCTGGACGAGGCCGCGATGGTCGACGGTTGCGGGCCGCTCGGCGCGCTGTTCCGCGTCGTGATCCCGGCCGCGGTCCCCGGCATCGTCGCCGTCGCCGTCTACGCCTTCATGACGGCGTGGAGCGAAGTCCTGTTCGCCTCGGTCATGACCAACGAGACCACCCGAACACTCGCCGTGGGCCTCCGCGGCTACTCCACCCAGTACGACGTCTATTGGAACCAGGTCATGGCCGCATCGCTGGTCGTCAGCGTGCCGGTGGTCGCCGGGTTCCTGCTCCTGCAGCGCTACCTCGTCACCGGCCTCACCGCCGGCGCGGTCAAGTGA
- a CDS encoding carbohydrate ABC transporter permease yields MAATTGTTAPSQGEDSVPGSARARKKPRRSYSVGRSAVPYLLVLPALLMELLIHLVPMVVGVVMSFKELTQFYIRNWGAAPWKGLGNYRVAVDFNGAIGHALLHSFLITCAFTVLAVGFSWLLGTTAAILMQDAFRGRGFLRALFMTPYALPIYASVIIWAFMLQHDNGLVNHVLHDQLHLSDKPAFWLIGNNSFVSLVVVSVWRNWPFALLVIMAGMQNIPDELYEASAIDGAGIWQQIRRITMPSLRPINQVLVLVLFLWTFNDFNVPYVLFGQSAPPAGDLISIHIYQASFLTWNFGSGSAMSVLLLLFLLVVTTVYLAFTSLRGRRTSNA; encoded by the coding sequence ATGGCCGCAACCACCGGCACGACCGCGCCGAGCCAGGGGGAGGACTCCGTCCCCGGCTCGGCGCGGGCGCGCAAGAAGCCCCGGCGCAGCTACTCGGTAGGCCGGAGCGCCGTCCCGTACCTTCTCGTCCTGCCCGCCCTGCTCATGGAGCTGCTGATCCACCTGGTGCCGATGGTCGTCGGCGTCGTGATGAGCTTCAAGGAGCTGACCCAGTTCTACATCCGCAACTGGGGAGCAGCCCCCTGGAAGGGGCTGGGCAACTACCGCGTGGCCGTCGACTTCAACGGCGCGATCGGCCACGCGCTACTGCACTCGTTCCTCATCACCTGCGCGTTCACCGTGCTCGCGGTGGGGTTCTCCTGGCTGCTCGGCACCACCGCGGCGATCCTCATGCAGGACGCCTTCCGTGGCCGCGGCTTCCTGCGCGCGCTGTTCATGACGCCGTACGCGCTGCCGATCTACGCCTCGGTCATCATCTGGGCGTTCATGCTGCAGCACGACAACGGCCTGGTGAACCACGTGCTGCACGACCAGCTGCACCTGAGCGACAAACCGGCCTTCTGGCTGATCGGCAACAACAGCTTCGTGTCGTTGGTCGTCGTCTCGGTCTGGCGCAACTGGCCGTTCGCGCTGCTCGTGATCATGGCCGGCATGCAGAACATCCCCGATGAGCTGTACGAGGCCTCGGCCATCGACGGCGCCGGCATCTGGCAGCAGATCCGCCGGATCACCATGCCGTCCCTGCGCCCGATCAACCAGGTGCTCGTCCTGGTGCTGTTCCTGTGGACGTTCAACGACTTCAACGTGCCGTACGTGCTGTTCGGCCAGTCGGCACCCCCCGCGGGCGACCTGATCTCCATCCACATCTACCAGGCGTCGTTCCTCACCTGGAACTTCGGCTCCGGCTCGGCCATGTCCGTGCTGCTGCTGCTGTTCCTCCTCGTGGTGACCACGGTGTACCTGGCGTTCACCTCACTGAGGGGCCGGAGGACCAGCAATGCCTAG
- a CDS encoding ABC transporter substrate-binding protein, with the protein MRRITAAIAAITAITTLAGCGGGTATGNGGNKAPKTLTYWASNQGKSLDDDKQKLTPELQKFEKQTGIHVKLEVVGWPDLLNRVLTAASSGQGPDVLNIGNTWSASLQATGALMPFDDKAFTAIGGKDRFVASALGSTGAAGKPPAAVPLYSLAYGLYYNKKLFKDAGIAGPPATWADLVADGKKLSTGGKHGLAIEGANNAENIHHAYIFAKQHNGDFFDAAGNPTFTSPGAVAGVKQYIDFIASDKITAPGNAEYAQNQSLQDFATGKAGMLLWQAAGVQLAQRGMKPEDWGVAPVPVQSGTPGQGANVDTMVAGINLAVFKNTQNQDGALKFVKFMTSDEEQKILNGKYGSIPAVTSAQSDPQFSNPEQAVLRQGLAKSAVALPQVPKESQFEDLVGTALKDLFADAAAGKPVTTESVQKRLEKAQQQMTG; encoded by the coding sequence ATGAGACGGATCACCGCTGCGATCGCAGCCATCACCGCCATCACCACCCTCGCCGGGTGTGGCGGTGGCACCGCCACCGGTAACGGCGGTAACAAGGCTCCCAAAACGCTCACCTACTGGGCGAGCAACCAGGGCAAGAGCCTCGACGACGACAAGCAGAAGCTCACGCCCGAGCTGCAGAAGTTCGAGAAGCAGACCGGGATCCACGTCAAGCTCGAGGTCGTCGGCTGGCCGGACCTGCTGAACCGCGTCCTGACCGCCGCCTCCTCCGGCCAGGGCCCCGACGTGCTCAACATCGGCAACACCTGGTCCGCCTCCCTGCAGGCCACCGGCGCCCTGATGCCCTTCGACGACAAGGCGTTCACCGCGATCGGCGGCAAGGACCGCTTCGTGGCCTCCGCCCTGGGCTCCACCGGCGCCGCGGGCAAGCCTCCGGCGGCCGTGCCGCTCTACTCGCTGGCCTACGGCCTGTACTACAACAAGAAGCTGTTCAAGGACGCCGGCATCGCGGGCCCGCCGGCCACCTGGGCCGACCTGGTCGCCGACGGCAAGAAGCTGTCCACCGGCGGCAAGCACGGCCTGGCCATCGAGGGCGCGAACAACGCCGAGAACATCCACCACGCGTACATCTTCGCCAAGCAGCACAACGGTGACTTCTTCGACGCCGCCGGGAACCCGACCTTCACCTCCCCCGGCGCGGTCGCGGGCGTCAAGCAGTACATCGACTTCATCGCCAGTGACAAGATCACCGCTCCGGGTAACGCGGAGTACGCGCAGAACCAGTCGCTGCAGGACTTCGCCACCGGCAAGGCCGGGATGCTGCTCTGGCAGGCGGCGGGCGTGCAGCTCGCGCAGCGCGGCATGAAGCCCGAGGACTGGGGCGTCGCCCCGGTGCCCGTGCAGTCCGGCACTCCCGGACAGGGCGCCAACGTCGACACGATGGTCGCCGGCATCAACCTGGCCGTCTTCAAGAACACCCAGAACCAGGACGGCGCGCTGAAGTTCGTCAAGTTCATGACGAGCGACGAGGAGCAGAAGATCCTCAACGGCAAGTACGGCTCGATCCCGGCAGTGACCTCGGCCCAGTCGGACCCGCAGTTCTCCAACCCGGAGCAGGCCGTCCTGCGCCAGGGCCTGGCCAAGAGCGCCGTGGCCCTTCCCCAGGTGCCGAAGGAGTCGCAGTTCGAGGACCTGGTGGGCACCGCGCTGAAGGACCTGTTCGCCGACGCCGCCGCCGGCAAGCCGGTCACCACCGAATCCGTCCAGAAGCGCCTCGAGAAGGCCCAGCAGCAGATGACGGGCTGA
- a CDS encoding ROK family transcriptional regulator yields MSDREKRTVRDLRRTNRSAVLRKLYFDGPLSRQELAPATGLSSGSISNVVAELTADGLLEEAGSVDSDGGRPRTLLRVARRSAYLIGVDVGETRVRVELFDLALTELARAERPLARYGYDVDRIVGYIRGALADVLHDANVAPSRLLGVGVGVPGIVDRSSPGGAVVHGQTVGWDAVPLESLLRASGGLPEEVPLFIDNGAKTLGQAEVWFGAGRGARHAVIALIGSGVGACIITDGGLYGGAHSSAGEWGHTVLQVGGRRCRCGAVGCLEAYVSAEAVLERWAEIGGDVGDADEETALATLLAHADAADEKAVALLDETAEYLGAGIADLVNLFNPERIILSGWAGLLLGRHFLPAVRRSAAAYALRHPVERTTIELGLLGPDAVTVGAATLPLADFLARGGRGRESATAAR; encoded by the coding sequence ATGAGTGATCGCGAGAAGCGCACCGTACGCGACCTTCGGCGTACCAACCGCTCGGCCGTGCTGCGCAAGCTCTACTTCGACGGCCCGCTGAGCCGGCAGGAGCTCGCGCCGGCGACCGGCCTCAGCTCGGGCTCGATCAGCAACGTGGTCGCCGAGCTGACCGCGGACGGGCTGCTGGAGGAGGCCGGCTCCGTCGACTCCGACGGAGGGCGCCCGCGCACGCTGCTGCGCGTCGCCCGTCGCAGCGCGTACCTGATCGGCGTCGACGTGGGGGAGACCCGCGTGCGCGTCGAGCTGTTCGACCTCGCGCTGACCGAGCTCGCCCGCGCCGAGCGGCCGCTCGCGCGGTACGGCTACGACGTCGACCGGATCGTGGGCTACATCCGCGGCGCGCTGGCCGACGTGCTGCACGACGCGAACGTCGCGCCGAGCCGGCTCCTCGGGGTCGGCGTGGGTGTGCCCGGCATCGTCGACCGCAGCTCGCCCGGCGGCGCCGTCGTGCACGGCCAGACCGTCGGGTGGGACGCCGTGCCGCTCGAGTCCCTGCTGCGGGCCTCCGGCGGGCTGCCCGAGGAGGTGCCGCTGTTCATCGACAACGGGGCCAAGACCCTCGGCCAGGCCGAGGTGTGGTTCGGGGCCGGACGCGGTGCCCGTCACGCCGTCATCGCCCTGATCGGCTCCGGCGTCGGCGCGTGCATCATCACCGACGGGGGCCTGTACGGTGGCGCGCACAGCAGCGCGGGCGAGTGGGGCCACACCGTGTTGCAGGTCGGCGGCCGGCGCTGCCGCTGCGGGGCGGTGGGCTGCCTCGAGGCGTACGTCAGCGCCGAGGCGGTCCTGGAGCGCTGGGCGGAGATCGGCGGCGACGTGGGCGACGCGGACGAGGAGACGGCGCTCGCCACGCTCCTGGCCCATGCCGACGCCGCCGACGAGAAGGCGGTCGCACTGCTCGATGAGACCGCCGAGTATCTCGGTGCGGGAATCGCGGATCTGGTCAACCTCTTCAACCCCGAGCGGATCATCCTCAGCGGCTGGGCCGGGCTGCTCCTCGGCCGGCACTTCCTTCCGGCGGTACGCCGGTCCGCCGCCGCGTACGCCCTCCGCCATCCCGTCGAACGTACCACCATTGAGCTGGGCCTTCTCGGGCCGGACGCGGTCACGGTGGGGGCCGCGACACTGCCGCTGGCCGACTTTCTCGCCCGCGGCGGACGCGGTCGCGAGTCGGCCACGGCCGCCCGCTGA
- a CDS encoding cytochrome P450 family protein, producing the protein MTTDDDPFLAVRDGARHRALAELAARGPVHHLTLATGADAWVVTGYAEAKAVLTDPRVIREGASNSPYGEEMPAALYSALNSHMLTTDPPAHTRLRRLVSAAFTRRRVEGLAPRIERICADLLDGMAKTLEADGEADLIDAFAGPLPITVICELLGVPSESHAAVRGWAGPLLAGRFVGYEAYSRAAGEFVDFLHLLLADKRRQPVDDLLSALVEVRDGEDRLSEDELTSMVQLLLLAGHETTVNLIANGVKALLADPGQLALLRAEPDRLPAAVEELLRFDSPAQAPVPAITAEPIEVAGQRIPAGENIVIALLAVNRDPARFADPDVLDLTRDDGGHLAFGHGVHHCLGAPLARLEARIALGALLERFGDLALAVPADSLERLPSLIINRLVVLPVRRAG; encoded by the coding sequence ATGACGACCGATGACGATCCTTTTCTGGCCGTCCGTGACGGTGCCCGTCATCGGGCGCTCGCCGAGCTGGCCGCCCGCGGCCCGGTGCACCACCTGACGCTGGCAACGGGCGCGGACGCGTGGGTGGTGACCGGCTACGCGGAGGCGAAAGCCGTCCTGACCGACCCGCGCGTGATCAGGGAGGGCGCGTCGAACTCGCCGTACGGCGAGGAGATGCCCGCGGCGCTCTACTCCGCGCTGAACTCCCACATGCTGACGACCGACCCGCCCGCGCACACGCGGTTGCGCCGCCTCGTCTCGGCCGCGTTCACCCGGCGCAGGGTCGAGGGGCTCGCGCCGCGGATCGAGCGGATCTGCGCGGACCTGCTCGACGGGATGGCGAAGACGCTGGAGGCGGACGGCGAGGCCGACCTGATCGACGCGTTCGCGGGGCCCCTGCCCATCACGGTGATCTGCGAGCTGCTGGGCGTCCCGAGCGAGTCGCACGCGGCCGTCCGCGGCTGGGCCGGGCCCCTGCTGGCCGGGCGTTTCGTCGGGTACGAGGCGTACTCCCGCGCCGCCGGGGAGTTCGTGGACTTCCTGCACCTCCTGCTGGCGGACAAGCGCCGTCAGCCGGTCGACGACCTGCTGTCGGCGCTGGTCGAGGTCCGCGACGGGGAGGACCGCCTCAGCGAGGACGAGCTGACCTCGATGGTGCAGCTGCTGCTGCTCGCCGGGCACGAGACGACCGTCAACCTGATCGCCAACGGAGTGAAGGCACTGCTGGCCGATCCCGGCCAGCTGGCCCTGCTCCGGGCGGAGCCGGACCGGCTGCCCGCCGCCGTCGAGGAACTCCTGCGTTTCGACTCACCGGCCCAGGCGCCGGTCCCGGCCATCACCGCCGAGCCGATCGAGGTGGCCGGGCAGCGGATCCCGGCCGGGGAGAACATCGTGATCGCGCTGCTGGCGGTCAACCGCGACCCCGCGCGCTTCGCCGACCCCGACGTGCTCGACCTGACCCGTGACGACGGTGGCCACCTGGCGTTCGGGCACGGCGTCCACCACTGCCTGGGCGCCCCGCTGGCCCGGCTGGAGGCCCGGATCGCACTCGGTGCCCTGCTGGAGCGTTTCGGCGATCTCGCGCTGGCCGTCCCCGCGGACTCGCTGGAGCGGTTGCCCTCGCTGATCATCAACCGTCTCGTCGTGCTCCCCGTACGGCGGGCCGGGTGA
- a CDS encoding discoidin domain-containing protein — translation MRSLPHPRAATALWALVLALTVMLVAPPRPAHAADGLISQGKAATASSSENAGTAASNAVDGDTGTRWSSTFSDPQWLQVDLGSSATISKVVLNWEAAYASAYQIQVSANGSTWTTVYSTTTGAGGTETLNVSGTGRYVRMNGTARHTAYGYSLWEFQVYGSGGSTTPPPGGGGDLGPNVKVFDPSMSSGTIQSQLDSVFSQQESNQFGSQRYELLFKPGSYNVNANIGFYTSIAGLGRNVDDVNINGAVNVDAGWFGGNATQNFWRSAENMSVTPSGGQDRWAVAQAAPFRRMHIRGDLRLEPSGYGWASGGYIADSKIDGSVLPYSQQQWLTRDSQIGGWGNGVWNMVFSGVDGAPAQSFPNPPYTVLNNSPVTREKPYLYVDSSNNYNVLVPNQRTNSRGTTWSGGSTPGTSIPLSQFYVAHPGDSAATINAALSSGLNLLFTPGIYHVSQSINVTRANTVVLGLGYATIIPDGGVTPMTVADVDGVKLAGLLFDAGTTNSPVLLQVGPSGSAGTSHAGNPTSIQDVFFRIGGAGAGKATNSLVVNSSNTIIDHIWAWRADHGTGTGWTVNTADNGLTVNGNNVTAYGLFVEHYQKYNVVWNGQGGKTIFFQNELPYDPPNQAAYMNGGTRGYAAYKVADSVTSHEAWGLGSYCNFDVDPSIVDEHSFEVPNNSGVKFHDLLTVSLGGKGIINHVINSTGGAAQGTDTVPVNVVSYP, via the coding sequence ATGAGATCCCTGCCCCACCCCCGCGCCGCCACGGCCCTCTGGGCCCTGGTCCTGGCGCTCACGGTCATGCTGGTCGCGCCACCGCGGCCGGCGCACGCCGCGGACGGCCTGATCTCCCAGGGCAAGGCCGCCACCGCCTCATCCAGCGAGAACGCCGGCACCGCGGCCTCCAACGCGGTGGACGGCGACACCGGCACGCGCTGGTCCAGCACCTTCAGCGACCCGCAGTGGCTCCAGGTCGACCTGGGCTCCTCCGCCACGATCAGCAAGGTGGTGCTCAACTGGGAGGCCGCGTACGCGAGCGCCTACCAGATCCAGGTGTCGGCGAACGGCAGCACCTGGACCACCGTCTACTCCACGACCACGGGCGCCGGCGGCACCGAGACGCTCAACGTCAGCGGCACCGGCCGCTACGTCCGGATGAACGGCACGGCCCGGCACACCGCCTATGGCTACTCGCTGTGGGAGTTCCAGGTGTACGGCTCCGGCGGCTCCACCACACCGCCTCCGGGCGGCGGCGGTGACCTCGGGCCGAACGTCAAGGTCTTCGACCCGTCGATGTCGAGTGGCACCATCCAGAGCCAGCTCGACTCGGTCTTCAGCCAGCAGGAGAGCAACCAGTTCGGCTCCCAGCGGTACGAACTCCTGTTCAAGCCGGGCAGCTACAACGTCAACGCCAACATCGGCTTCTACACCTCGATCGCCGGTCTGGGACGCAACGTCGACGACGTCAACATCAACGGCGCGGTCAACGTCGACGCCGGCTGGTTCGGCGGCAACGCGACGCAGAACTTCTGGCGGTCGGCCGAGAACATGTCGGTCACCCCGTCGGGAGGCCAGGACCGCTGGGCCGTCGCCCAGGCGGCACCGTTCCGCCGCATGCACATCCGCGGCGACCTTCGCCTCGAGCCGAGCGGGTACGGCTGGGCCAGCGGCGGCTACATCGCCGACTCCAAGATCGATGGTTCGGTCCTGCCGTACTCCCAGCAGCAGTGGCTCACCCGTGACAGCCAGATCGGCGGCTGGGGCAACGGCGTCTGGAACATGGTCTTCTCCGGAGTGGACGGCGCACCCGCGCAGAGCTTCCCCAACCCCCCGTACACCGTGCTGAACAACAGCCCGGTGACCAGGGAGAAGCCCTACCTGTACGTCGACTCGTCCAACAACTACAACGTCCTCGTCCCGAACCAGCGGACGAACTCCCGTGGCACCACGTGGTCAGGCGGCTCGACCCCGGGTACGTCGATCCCGCTCAGCCAGTTCTACGTCGCCCACCCGGGTGACAGCGCCGCCACCATCAACGCCGCGCTCAGCTCCGGCCTGAACCTGCTGTTCACTCCGGGCATCTACCACGTCAGCCAGTCGATCAACGTGACGCGCGCCAACACCGTCGTGCTCGGCCTCGGCTACGCGACGATCATTCCGGACGGCGGCGTGACCCCCATGACGGTCGCCGACGTCGACGGCGTCAAGCTCGCCGGGCTGCTCTTCGACGCGGGAACGACGAACTCCCCGGTGCTCCTGCAGGTCGGCCCGAGCGGCTCGGCGGGCACGAGCCACGCGGGCAACCCGACCTCGATCCAGGACGTCTTCTTCCGCATCGGCGGCGCCGGCGCGGGCAAGGCGACCAACAGCCTGGTCGTGAACAGCAGCAACACGATCATCGACCACATCTGGGCCTGGCGCGCCGACCACGGCACCGGGACCGGGTGGACCGTCAACACCGCCGACAACGGCCTGACCGTCAACGGCAACAACGTCACGGCGTACGGCCTGTTCGTCGAGCACTACCAGAAGTACAACGTCGTCTGGAACGGCCAGGGAGGCAAGACGATCTTCTTCCAGAACGAGCTGCCGTACGACCCGCCCAACCAGGCCGCGTACATGAACGGGGGCACCCGCGGCTACGCGGCCTACAAGGTGGCCGACAGCGTCACCAGCCACGAGGCCTGGGGCCTGGGCAGCTACTGCAACTTCGACGTCGATCCCTCGATCGTCGACGAGCACAGCTTCGAGGTCCCGAACAACTCCGGAGTGAAGTTCCACGACCTGCTCACGGTGTCCCTCGGCGGCAAGGGCATCATCAACCACGTCATCAACAGCACCGGAGGCGCCGCGCAGGGCACCGACACGGTTCCGGTGAATGTCGTCAGCTACCCCTGA
- a CDS encoding DUF302 domain-containing protein, translating to MNRLEVAVGSEFGDFRGRYERAVPELDAGRLGELVRSGAEWDAVLRMTDENAPYDFIRYWDFDATALMRLAGDRWRCVEYLMGNHTIAQRMYTRNPAVMLCAPLRTAIYEDGDETVWFAVDQPSTHFRSFGDPGITEVGIELDRKLASLLGYLGVPVPDVLRG from the coding sequence GTGAACCGCCTGGAAGTCGCGGTCGGCTCGGAGTTCGGCGACTTCCGTGGCCGCTACGAACGCGCGGTGCCCGAGCTCGACGCCGGACGGCTGGGCGAGCTCGTACGGTCCGGCGCCGAGTGGGACGCCGTCCTGCGGATGACCGACGAGAACGCTCCGTACGACTTCATCCGCTACTGGGACTTCGACGCCACCGCGCTCATGCGGCTCGCCGGGGACCGCTGGAGATGCGTCGAGTACCTGATGGGCAACCACACGATCGCGCAGCGGATGTACACCCGCAATCCGGCGGTCATGCTCTGTGCGCCGCTGCGTACGGCGATCTACGAGGACGGCGATGAGACGGTGTGGTTCGCCGTGGACCAGCCGAGCACGCATTTCCGCAGCTTCGGCGACCCCGGGATCACCGAGGTCGGGATCGAGCTGGACCGCAAGCTGGCGAGCCTGCTCGGGTACCTCGGCGTCCCGGTGCCGGACGTCCTGCGCGGCTAA
- the rpsD gene encoding 30S ribosomal protein S4 encodes MNRSRPKAKRSRALGIPLTPKCVKYFERRPYPPGVHGRGRKQLSDYKTRLLEKQRLRAQYDVSERQLRRAFDRSARGTGKTGEALIADLETRLDALVLRAGFARTIYQARQFVSHRHILVDGARVDIPSYRVRPGSVITVTARSRTRPPFVEAAAGAHAPERIPGYLRADHTTLVAQLVRRPEREEIPVTCDEQLVVEYYSR; translated from the coding sequence GTGAACCGGTCCCGCCCGAAAGCCAAACGCTCCCGCGCCCTGGGGATCCCCCTCACGCCGAAGTGCGTGAAGTACTTCGAACGCCGCCCGTACCCACCGGGCGTGCACGGACGCGGGCGCAAGCAGCTGTCGGACTACAAGACGCGCCTGCTGGAGAAGCAGCGGCTGCGCGCGCAGTACGACGTCAGCGAGAGGCAGCTGCGCCGCGCGTTCGACCGCTCGGCGCGTGGCACCGGCAAGACCGGCGAGGCGCTGATCGCCGACCTGGAGACGCGCCTGGACGCACTCGTCCTGCGCGCCGGCTTCGCCCGCACGATCTACCAGGCGCGGCAGTTCGTCTCACATCGGCACATCCTGGTCGACGGTGCCCGCGTCGACATCCCCTCCTACCGGGTACGGCCGGGCTCAGTGATCACCGTCACGGCGCGCAGCCGCACCCGCCCGCCGTTCGTGGAGGCCGCCGCGGGCGCCCACGCACCGGAACGCATCCCCGGCTACCTGCGGGCCGACCACACGACACTGGTCGCGCAGCTCGTGCGCCGCCCCGAGCGCGAGGAGATCCCGGTCACCTGCGACGAGCAGCTCGTCGTGGAGTACTACTCGCGTTAG
- a CDS encoding DUF2470 domain-containing protein, whose translation MSAIDPHPEVPADLPAEPTAAEVVRSVLAAAKSLTLTTEGHRVELVGLHSVEAPDRLLVRAPAGSHLGHEVAHAPGGDVAATVEFTDVAPVAVPDRIRAKVVLGGWLAAAGESAGEHFGTEPVALCFEVALVELEQGGRMVDIDLDDLTRAEPDPLAETEAEMLTHLAGAHGDAVELLSQLVDVRLLQGVTRVDPLRLDRYGVVLRLQRAGGSRDVRLPFPARLRNPAHAVVQIQTLLARARTCPRRHHPRTRM comes from the coding sequence ATGTCCGCCATCGATCCGCACCCCGAGGTTCCCGCCGATCTCCCGGCCGAGCCGACCGCCGCCGAGGTGGTCCGCTCCGTGCTCGCGGCGGCCAAGTCGCTGACCCTGACGACCGAGGGACACCGGGTCGAGCTGGTCGGACTGCACTCCGTCGAGGCACCGGACCGCCTGCTGGTTCGTGCCCCGGCCGGAAGTCACCTCGGCCACGAGGTCGCGCATGCGCCCGGTGGCGACGTGGCCGCCACGGTGGAGTTCACCGACGTGGCACCGGTCGCGGTCCCGGACCGGATCCGGGCCAAGGTCGTCCTGGGCGGCTGGCTCGCCGCGGCCGGCGAATCGGCCGGCGAACATTTCGGTACGGAGCCCGTGGCGCTGTGCTTCGAGGTCGCGCTCGTCGAGCTGGAACAGGGCGGCCGGATGGTCGACATCGACCTGGACGACCTGACCCGCGCCGAGCCGGACCCGCTCGCCGAGACCGAGGCGGAGATGCTCACCCACCTCGCCGGCGCCCACGGTGACGCGGTCGAGCTGCTGTCGCAGCTGGTCGACGTGCGGCTGCTGCAGGGCGTCACGCGCGTGGACCCGCTGCGGCTCGACCGCTACGGCGTCGTGCTCCGGCTCCAGCGGGCCGGCGGCAGCCGCGACGTACGCCTGCCCTTCCCCGCCCGCCTGCGAAATCCGGCCCACGCCGTGGTCCAGATCCAGACCCTCCTGGCCCGCGCGCGTACCTGCCCTCGCCGCCACCATCCCCGCACCCGCATGTGA
- a CDS encoding class I SAM-dependent methyltransferase, protein MTDLERFQHPRFARAYERISGVSDARGTAGHRARLLGAAKGRVIEIGAGNGLNLRHYPPAVTEVLAVEPEDRLRAMARRTAESARVPVTVVAGHAGALPAGDRTFDAAVFSLVLCSVPDPADALAEARRVLRPGGRLFFFEHVRSERPVLARLEDLVSPLWSRAAGGCHLNRDLATAIRTAGFRITQIERFDHRPVRFGPAAHILGTAQA, encoded by the coding sequence ATGACCGATCTCGAGCGTTTCCAGCACCCGCGGTTCGCGCGAGCGTACGAACGGATCAGCGGTGTCTCCGACGCGCGGGGTACCGCCGGACACCGCGCCCGGCTGCTCGGCGCGGCGAAGGGTCGCGTCATCGAGATCGGCGCGGGCAACGGCCTGAACCTGCGCCACTATCCCCCGGCCGTGACCGAGGTACTGGCCGTCGAGCCCGAGGACCGGCTCCGCGCCATGGCACGGCGTACGGCGGAGAGCGCGCGGGTGCCGGTCACCGTCGTGGCCGGGCACGCCGGCGCCCTGCCGGCCGGGGACCGGACGTTCGACGCCGCCGTCTTCTCCCTGGTGCTCTGCTCGGTCCCGGACCCGGCCGACGCCCTGGCGGAGGCCCGTCGCGTGCTCCGGCCCGGCGGGCGATTGTTCTTCTTCGAGCACGTGCGTTCGGAGCGTCCGGTCCTCGCCCGCCTCGAGGATCTCGTCTCTCCCCTGTGGTCACGCGCCGCGGGCGGCTGTCACCTCAACCGTGACCTGGCCACGGCGATCCGCACCGCCGGCTTCCGGATCACGCAGATCGAGCGGTTCGACCACCGGCCGGTGCGGTTCGGCCCCGCCGCCCACATCCTCGGGACCGCCCAGGCCTGA